CGTCCACGACGGGCGGCCGTTCGACGTGTCGTTCCGGATCCGGACGGGCGGCGGCATCCGGCATCTGCGGCTGGCGGCCGAGGCGGTGGCCGACCGGCACGGCACGCCCGTCGAGGTGCACGGCTTCGTGCAGGACATGACCGCCCGGCGGCGCGCGGAGCTGGCCCTGGTCGAGAGCGAGCGGGCGATCCTGACGCAGCACGACGTGCTCAAGGCCGAGCGGACCCTGGCCTCCCGGCTCCAGCACGCGCTGCTGCCCATGGCCAACCGGCCGGTGCACCTCGCGGGGCTGCGCGTCGAGGTCGCCTATCTGCCGGCCCAGTCGGGCGTGCACGTCGGCGGCGACTGGTTCAGTGCCATCGAACTCCCTGACGGGGAAGCGCTGCTGGTCGTCGGCGACGTCGCCGGGCACGGAGTCGACGCGGTGGCCACGATGGCCCAGCTCCGGTTCACCGCGAAGGGCATGGTGATCACGGGCTCGTCGCTGACCGGGGCGCTCGCCCGGCTGAACACGCTGCTGCTGCACTCACGCGACTCCCACGCGACCGCCACCATGGTGCTGGCCCGCTACGACCCCCGCCGCGGGCGCCTGGTCTGGGCCCAGGCGGGGCATCCCCCGCCGCTGCTGCTGCGCGGCGGCGAAGCACGGTACCTGACCCGCCCCGCAGGCATGCTGCTCGGGGCGTCCACCACGCCGGTCTACCAGGAGGGGGAGTGCCGTCTGGACCCGGGCGACCGGCTCATCCTGTACACCGACGGCCTGGTGGAGCACCCCCCGGACAGCATCGACCGGGGTCTGGAGCAGTTCGCCGAGGCGGTGGCGGCCCCGCACGGTGACGGGCCCGGGTCGCTGGGGCCGTTGCTCGCGCGGATGCTGCCCGACGTGCGGCGGGACGACGTGTGCGTGGTCGACGTCAGGGTTCCCGGGGTGCGGGACCGGTAAGGAGTGGCGGCTCACGAGTCACCGCGATGGCGCCAGTACCACCACAGGCCCACGAGCGAGGCCAGCAGGAACAGGGCGGGCAGCACCAGGCCGGGGATGCGGGAGCCGTTCATGGGCGTGGCCTTCGGTTCGTGGCGGTCCGGGCGTCTCGTGCGTCGCCCCCGGCCCAGCATGACGCCGATCGGCCCCGCCGTTCCCCTTCTTTCCGCAGCCCTTGCCCGGCGTTCGACAAGGAGAGCCGGACGTCAGTCGACCGGGTGACCCGGGTGGATGGTGACGGCTTCGGACAGGCGCAGCAGCGGCTCGCCGTGCGCCCCTTGCCCGCCCCACTCCACCGGGTCGAGGACGAAACCGATGTGGTCGCCGCCGCCCACGCGCGTCACGATCCGGCCGACGAACCAGGCCGGCACGTCCTCCAGGACGAGGGCCCCGCCGTACGCCTCCCGGGGCCGGATGTCCTGGAACTTGTCGGTCCGGTCGCCGGTCCGCCCGCCGAACAGCTCGGCGAGGGCGCGCTGTTCACGGCCGAGCAGGTGCACAGCGAGGACGTCCGCGTTCCGCGCCACCCGGAAGGTGTGGTTGAGCTCGGACAGCCACACCACGAACCGGACGGGCCGCAGCGAGCACTGCGAGGCGAACCCGACGAGACAGCCCGCCCGTTCACCGCCCGCGGCGGCCGTGACCACATACATCTCCGGGTTCAGCCGGTCGACGAACTCGTCCATGCCGGCCATGGTCACACATCAGCTCGCGCCGGCCGCCGTACGGGACTCCAGGGCGGCCCGGGTGTTGTTGCCGTAGACGCCGGTCTCGTCGCCGCGGATGCCGTACCAGAGCTGGAAGCGGGCGACCGCTGCCGTGAGGGTGGGGTCGTAGCTGCCGCTGGTGGAGCCGTCCCGGTAGACGTCCGGGATGTCCAGGAGACGTTGCTGGAGCTCGGTCACCTCGGGGCCGGTGGCCCCCTCGCGCAGCGTGCCGGCGCCGTCGGGGTCCACAGGTGCGGGGGCGGCGGGGGTGGGCGGGGTGGGTGTGGGGTCGGGGGTGGAGGGGGCGGCCCGGGGCGGGCGGGGCTGGGGCGCGGCACTGTCGTGCTTGTGCTCGCCGCGCAGCAGGAGCGCCCCGCCGAAGCCGATCACCGCGGCGGCGAGGACGGCCACCGCGACGGCGGCGCGGCGCAGCCCGGCCCCGGGGGGTACGGCGCGGGTGGGCCGACGGCTCTCGCGGGCGACGGGCGGGAGCTCCTGCGTCAGAGCCTCGGAGCCGGCCGGCGGCTCCGGCAGCTCGACGGACTCGTATCCCCCGGGGTCGGAGTCATGTCCGCCGGATTCACGGCCGGTCTCCTGCCTGCCGGGGTCGCGGCCGGTCTCCTGCTGGAACTCCCGCATCAGTTCCGCGAGCGCGTCGGTGCGGCGGGGCCGCAGGACGCGGATGGGTTCGAGGGCCGGGCCGTCGTGCGGCGGCCGGGGCTCGGACGGTGTCGACACGCTGCTCTCCTTCGTCCGGGCCCGGGGGCGCCCGGCCTTCGAGGATCGTCCTGCCGCTAGATACGCGCCCGGCGCGCCCGGGGTTCAGCGCCCGGTCGGCCGGGCGGGCAGAGCACTCAGTACCTCCTGACGAGTGCACTGAGTGCCACGAGTGATCCCGCGGGGTGCTACGTTCGCGCTCATGAGCTCCGAGAAAGCCGAGGCCGGCACCGGGAAACCACCCATCCGGGACGCCCTGGTGGCGGCGGCCTACGAGCTGTTCCCGGAGCGGGGGTACGAGCAGACCACCGTCGACGACATCGTGGCGCTCGCCGGTGTCGGGCGGCGCTCGTTCTTCCGCTACTTCCCCTCCAAGGAGGACGTGGTCTTCCCGGACCACGAGCGGTGCCTCGCCGACATGACGGCCTTCCTGGCGGACGGCTCCGACGACGACGAACCCGTGCGGCGGGTCTGCGACGCGGCCCGGCTCGTGCTGCGCATGTACGCCGAGAACCCGGCGTTCTCGGTGCAGCGCTACCGCCTCACCAAGCAGGTGCCGGGGCTGCGGGCCTATGAGCTGTCGGTGGTGTGGCGCTACGAGCGGGCCCTCGCCGAGTATCTGCGCCGGCGGTTCGCCGCCCGCCGGGACGGCACGCTGCAGGCCGACGTGATCGCGGCGGCGGTGGTCGCGGCGCACAACAACGCGCTGCGGTCCTGGCTGCGTTCGGACGGCCAGGGCGACGCGGGCGCGACGGTGGGCCACGCTCTGGACTACGTGCAGTCGGCGTTCGGCGGTGTGCCGCTGCCGCCCGCGGTGGAGCAGCCGGAGGACGTGGTGGTCGTCGTGTCGCGGCGCGGGGCACCGCTGTGGCGGGTCGTGCAGGAGATCGAGACGACGCTGGGGCGGGGCTGAGGGCTCCGCATATTGAGGGTACGGAGTGCCTTTACGAGTGGCACTGAGTGCCATACTCTGTGCTGCGTGCACGGTGGCACGGCGAACCGCGCACACGTGTGCGCGGGTGATCGCGTGCGCGGATTCCGGCCGAGTGCAGGGAGTTGACCAGCGTGTACCACTCAGGAAGCGTCACTCAGCAGGCCGCCGGCTCCGCGACGGGTCTGCTCGACCCGAGGGGCCAGAACTCGGAGGCCATCCTCTTCCAGCGCTGCACGTGGTGCGGCACCGCCATGTACCACCGGTTGCTGTGTCCGGTCTGCCGGGGCAGCGAGCTGCGCACGGAGCGCGCCGAGGGCACGGGCACGGTGCGCCACTCCACCGTCGTGCACCGCAACACCCCCGCGGCGCGCAACGTGTCGCAGATAGAGATGGCCGAGGGCTTCGTGGTGCGCGGCCGGGTGATGGGCCCGCCGATCGGCATCCACAGCGGGGACCGGGTACGGCTGTCCACGGCCAAGGACCCGGTACGGGGCGAGCCGGTCTTCCAGCTGCTGGACGAGCCGTACCGGGCCTGGAGCTGACGCACCCTCAGCCGGCGAGCAGCTCGTCGGTGCGCACGGGCCGTCCGATCTCGAAGCTCCGGTTCGCCGCCAGTCCGACCGCGAGGGCGAGCGCCCCGTCGCGTTCGGTGGCCGTGAAGCGGGTCGCGGCGCCGGTGTCCGCCGGGGCGGTGGGGCCGACGGGTCCGAAGAGCGCGTCGAGCATGCGCGGATCGCCGCCGCCGTGGGCCTCGCGGGCGACCGCGAGCGGCACCTCCACCGGGGGCCGCCACAGCGGGCGCAGGGTGAGACGGGCGCCGCCCGCGTGCTCGGCCGCAGTGTCGCCGTGCACCGCGCCCACCGACGAGGTGATCCGGCTCAGCGGCGGCTGCCAGCGGCTCTCCTCCACCTCCAGCTCCAGCCGGCCCGCGCTGCCGTTGAACATCACCCGGTAGCCCTCCCAGGGGGAGTAGGCGGTCAGGTGGTACGTCATCGTCGCGCCGCGCGCGTAGCGCACCAGGACGGACATGTCGTCCTCGATGGTGACCGGCCCGTCGAAGACATTGCGGTCGCGCAGGTAGCCGTCGTCGCGTTCGGCATCCAGGTAGAGGGCGCGCAGGGTGTCGTCGGCCGCGAGGTCCAGCGCGAAGGGGTCGTCGGCGGCCGGCTCGGCGCCGTGGGCGCGGTCGTAGTCCCGGCGCAGTCCGTGCCGCTCCCCCGCCTCCCGGCCGTAGAAGCCGAGCCGCCCGTAGCCGAAGGCCTCCCGGGGCTCGTCGGCGAGCCACCAGTTCACCAGGTCGAAGTGGTGCGAGGACTTGTGCACCATCAGGCCGCCGCTGTGCCGTTTCTCGCGGTGCCAGCGGCGGAAGTAGTCGGCGCCGTGCCGTACGTCGAGCAGCCACTCGAAGTGGACCGACAGCACCTCGCCGATCGCGCCGTCGGCGAGCAGGGCGCGGACCTTCTCGTGCACGGGGTTGAAGCGGTAGTTGAAGGCGACGGTCAGGGAGTTGCCGGTCGCGCGGACGGTGTCGAGGATGCGGGCGCAGCGCCCGGCGTCGACGGTCATCGGCTTCTCGGTGACGACCCGGCAGCCCGCCTTCAGCGCGGGGACGATGTAGCGGTCGTGCTCGGCGTCGACGGTGGTCACGACGACCAAGTCGATGCCCTCCTCGGCGAGCAGGTCGGTGAAGCGGTCGGGCCCCCAGGGCGCGGCGGCCGGTGCGCCGGCGTCGGCCAGCAGCCGGTTGTGGAAGGCCATCCGGGTCGGACTGGGGTCGCACAGCGCGGCCACGACATGACCGGGGCGTTCGGCGAGGCCGCGGGTGAACAGCTGGGCCCGGTGGCCGGTGCCGACGACGGCTGCGCGCAGGACGGGAGTTCGGCTCATGGCAGATGCCCTTTCCCGTGGCCGGGGTCCCCACTCCCCCACGACCGAAAGCGCTTGCCGGATCTCCCGCTCTCAGAGGGTGATGCGGATACCCACCGTGCCGTCCACGCCCCGGCGCAGCCGGCTGCCGAGCAGGGTCAGCCGGCCCGTCAGGCCGTACTTGCGGCCGATCAGCTGCCGGTAGCGGCCGGTGGTGGCCGCGTCGCAGATCTCCGCCGCCGCGGGCACCTGGTCGCCGGTGGGGTTGCCGCGCAGGTCGCAGGGTCCGACCAGCACGTCGGCGCGGTTGCGGATCCGCTTCACCTTCCAGGAGTCGGCGGCCGTCCACACGCCGAGCGCGTCCCCGTCGCGTACCACCCAGACCGGGGTGGCGACCGGCGTGCCGTTCTTGCGGTAGCTGGTGACCAGCAGGTATTTGCCCGCGCCGAGTTCGTCCAGCGTCCTGTCGTCCATGACGGGAAGTCTACGAGCGTGCCTCAGGGTTCAGCGCAGCGCCGCCGCCATTCTCCGTACGCCCTCCGTGAGCACCTCCCGCGAGGTTCCCAGGTTGAGGCGGACGTGGCCGGTTCCACCGGTGCCGAACGGCAGGCCGGAGCTGAGGGCGACCCGGCCGCGTTCCAGGAAGACCTCGGCCGGGTCGTCACCGAGACCGAGGGCACGGCAGTCGAGCCAGGCCAGGTAGGTGGCGTCGCCCGGGCGGTAGCGGATCGCGGGCAGGTGCTCGGCCAGCAGGTCCGCGAGCAGCCGCCGGTTGCCGTCGAGGCCGGTCAGGAGGGCGTCGAGCCAGGCGACGCCGTCGCGCAGGGCGGCGGTGTGGGCGATGACGGCGACATGGCTCGGGCCGTGCCCGACCTCCTCGGGCATCCGCTCCAGGTCGGCGGCGGCCTCGGGCCCTGCGACCGCGAGGGCGGCCTTGAGCCCGGGCAGGTTCCAGCCCTTCGAGGCCGACATCAGCGACAGGCCGCGCTCGGCACCCGGCACGCTCAGATACGGCACGAAACCGGCGTCGCCGAGCACCAGCGGGGCGTGGATCTCGTCGGCGACGACGCGCACGCCGTACCGGTCGGCGAGCCCGGCGACGGCGGACAGCTCCTCGGCGGTGTGCACGGTCCCGGTCGGGTTGTGGGGGCTGCACAAAAGGTGGGCGGCCCGCCGCCCGCCCGCCACGGCCTGCCGGAAGGTCTCCTCCAGTACGGCGAGGTCGAGGCGCCCGTCCGGCCCGAGCGGAGCCTCGGCGACCCGTCGGTCCATGTGCTCGAGGAACATGTAGAACGGCGGGTACACGGGCGGGTTCACGACCACCGTGTCGCCGGGGCCCGTGACCAGTTTGATCATCTCGACGACGCCCAGCATCACGTCGGGCACGATCGCGGTGCGCTCCACCGCGAGCCCGCTCCATCCCCACCGCTTCCCGGCGAAGGCGGCCAGGGCGTCCGCGTAGGCGGTGCCGGCCGGGTAGCCGGTGTCGCCGAGGTGGAGTGCGTCGGTGACGGCGTGCACGACGGAATCGGCGAGCGGCACATCCATCTCCGCCACCCACAGCGGCAGCACGTCCTGCGGGTAAGTGCGCCACTTCATGCTGGAGCGCTGCCGGAGCCGGTCGAGGGTGAGGGCTTGCAGGGGATTCGGTTCACCGGACGTCTCGTGCGGGATCCTGGTCATGGGCACACGATAGGGGGCTGTGCGGTGAGCGGGAATCTCGTGGACGGGGAGCGGGGCGGGGCGGCGGGCGCGTCCCTGGAGATCGCCTGCGACGAGTCGGGGTCGGACGGCGAGAACCTCACCGGCGGGAACACGGACGTGTTCGCGCACGCCGGGGTGTCGCTGTCCGAGGCGTCGGCCGCGGCGACGGTCCGGGAGATCCGGGACCGGATCCGGTCGCCCGCCGAGGAGTACAAGGCGAACCACCTGCTGCGGGAGAAGCACCGCGCGGTGCTGGAGTGGCTGCTGGCGCCGCGGGGGCCGATCCACGGGCGGGCCCGGGTGCACCTCATGGAGAAGCGGTTCTTCGTGGTGGACCGGACCCTCGCCCTGCTGCTGGACGACACGGCCGGGGCGGCCGTGCTGTTCCGCGCGGGGCGTGCGGCCTTCGGGGACGACGGCTGGCGGGCGTTCCTGGAGGCGGCCAACCAGCTGCTGCGGGTCCGCCACGACGGTGACCCGGTGGACGCCTTCTACGCCACGGTCGACGCCCTGCGCCGGACGCTCCCGCGGACGGACGCGGGCCAGATCCTGGAGCGGCTCGCCGGGACCCGGCCCCGCGCGGTGTCCTACCGGGACGGGTTCCTGGCCGGGCCACCGCTGATCCCGTTGCTCAACCCGCTGCTCCCGGCGATCGTGCGGACGGCGGCGCTCTGGAGCCGCGACGGGCGGCCGGTCCGCCTCGTGCACGACCGGCAGAACATGCTGACGCCGGACCGCATCGCCTGGATCGAGGGGACCGCCCGGCGGGCCGGGATCGGCCTGGTGGGGGTGCGGCTCGTCGTCGCGCGGGACGACGCGCGGGTTCAGGTGGCGGACTTCCTCGCCGGGATCGCCCGCAAGATCGCCTCCGACGAGCTGAACGGCCGCGGTGACCCGGCGCTCACCGCCCTGTTGCGGCCCTACGTCGATCCGGACTCGGTGTGGGGCGACGCGCGCAGCGGGGCCCTGCTCGCGGCCCCGGTCGCCGGCTGACGCCGAAGAGATCACCGGCACGCTGAACGCGGCACGGCCGGGCCCCGTATGCATGTAGGGCACTCAACTCAAGGAGCGCCCCGCGGTGTTCGCACCGTGATGTTCTGGTTCGGGAGCCATGCATGAGGCACGCACGACGACGGGTCGTCCGGCGAGTGACACGGCTGGCGGCCGTCGGCGGACTCCTCCTCGGAGGAGCGATGGTCACCAACGCCGTGGCGAGCGAGCCCCAGCCCCCGTCCATCGGCGTCCCGTTCACCGCGCCACCGGCGACCGGTGAGGGCTCCGACCTCGTGTCCCGGCTGGGCAACTCCCGCACCGCCGGCAGCTGGGTCGACAAGGCCGGGCGGCCCGTCGTCGCGGTCACCGACGACAAGGCGGCGGCCGAGGTGGAGCGGGCCGGCGCTCAGGCCAGGATGGTCGAGCACAGCATGAGCGACCTCAAGTCCGCGGCGGCGACGCTGCGTTCGGCACCCCGGGTCTCCGGAACCTCGTGGGCCATGGACTACAAGAGCAACCAGCTGGTGGTGCGGGGCGACAGCACCGTCTCCTCCTCCGACTGGTCCCGGATGACGAAGATGGCCGAGGGCATCGGATCGTTCGTGCGCATGGAGCGCTCCGAGGGCACGTTCACGACACGGATCAACGGCGCGCAGCCCATCCTGTCGACCGCCGGACGCTGTTCAGCGGGGTTCAACGTGACCGACGGCAAGAGCGACTTCATCCTCACGGCCGGGCACTGCGGGCCCGACGGTTCCGTCTGGTTCGCCGACGACCGTGGCCGGGAACAGGTCGGCACCTCGCTCAGGGGGAGCTTCCCCGGCGACGACTACTCCCTGGTGAAGTACGACGGCGGCCGGGCGGGCAAGGGCGCGGACGTCGTCGCGGTCGGGGACGACAAGGGCGTGCGGATCACGGGCGTCGCCGATGCGGAGGTCGGGCAGAAGATCTTCCGCAGTGGCAGCACCAGCGGGCTGCGCGAGGGGGAGGTGACCGCGCTCAACGCGACGGTCAACTACCCCGAGGGCACGGTCACCGGCCTCATCGAGACGAACGTGTGCGCCGAACCGGGCGACAGCGGAGGCCCGATGTTCGCCGACGGTGTCGCGCTCGGCGTGACGTCGGGGGGCAGCGGGGACTGCACGGCGGGCGGTACGACGTTCTTCCAGCCGGTGACGAAGGCGCTGACCGAGCTCGGGGTCAAGCTGATCGTGGCGAAGTCGTCCGGTGGCACGGGTGCCGCTCCCGCGCCGTCCGCGTCGCAGGGCGCGGCCTCGCCGGGTGCGTCGGCGCCGATCACGGGCACGGACGTGTCGACGCTGCTGAGCCGTCTCACCGACCCGCGCAACGTGGGCCCCGGCATGCTCGTGATCGGGGGCAGCCTCGTCGCGCTGGTGGCGACGCGGTGGATCCGCGCGGAGCAGGACCGCAAGGCGTACCGGCAGTACTACTCGGCCACTTGGGGATGATGCCGCCGCGTGGCCGGCCGACGCGTGGCGTGCCGGTCAGCCCAGCGTGAGGAGCACGGTCGCGATGCCCGCCGCCAGCAGCCCCACCACCTGACGGCGGCTGATCCGCTCGCGCAACAGGGCGAGGCCCAGCAGGACGAGGACCCCGCACAGCACGGGACAGCGCGACCCCGGTGACCGCGCTCACGGGCACGTGCCCTTGGACGAGGGTCCGATGCCTCGGCAACGAGGGCCCGAGCGTCGGTGGGCCGGGACGAAGGTCAGGCCGCGGGCGCCGACTGGGGGGCCGCGGTGGCCCACTCCAGGACGAGCCGCTGGTATACCTCACGCTGCTCGACGCTCAGTGTCCCGCCCGACCGGCGCCACAACGCGCGGATCTCCTCGTTGACCTCGTCAGCCGATCGCTCGGATGATGATTCAACAGTGGTGGACATGCTGTGAAGCATACGTCGCCACACGTGAAGGTGATGTGAGTAATGATGAACTAAACGGTCATTTCGGACAGTGTCACTGATCACGTCCATCTCCCGGTAAACGTGAGGCTGTTCACATCAGCCACCTGCGAGTACCTTTCGCCGCCCGCAAGTTCGCCGACGTTCACGCTTCGGCCGACCCCAGCACCAGCACCTTGATGGCCAACACGGCCGCGCCACGGGCCCAGTCGTGGAAGTCGGACACCTTCGTCTCCAGGGCGACCGGGGCGGCCAGCGGGTGCCGCAGATCACGCACCGTCTCCTCGACGGTCTTGCCGGCCACGTCCATCAGCCCCACCCCCTCCCCCGCGAGCAGGATCTTCTGCGGCATGACGAAGTTGGAGATCTGCGCGACGAGCGTCCCCAGGGCACGTGCCGCCTCGTCGACGACCCGGGCAGGCATCGGGTCCCCCGCGGCGGCCAGGGCCAGGATCTCCTCGTAGCCGCGGTCGATGCCGGTGGCGGCCCGGATCTGGTAGCGGATGCTGGGGATGGTCAGCAGCGAGACGGCGCTGCCGCGCCTGCCGTCCGGGGTGAGCGGCCCGTTGGAGTCGACGATCCAGTGCCTGCCGAATCCGCGGTCCTCCTCCGCGAAGGGCACCCGCTTGCCGCCCAGGACGAGCCCGTAGCCGATCCCGGCACCGATGGTGAGGACGACGAAGCGGTCCAGGCCCCGTCCGGCGCCGAACCACGTCTCGGCCTCCACCAGGGCGGCGACGTCGTTCTCGACGACGACCGGCAGCCCGGTGCGCTCCTCGACGAGGTCGGCCAGGGGGACGTCCCGCCACAGCAGGAAGGGGGACTCCCCGACCACGGCGCGGTCCTGGACGAAGCCGCCGACCCCGATGCCGATCCCGGCGAGGCGGGGGTGCCCCTTGGCGAGTTGGACCGTCATCTCGGCCAGCACGTCGGCGACTTCGGCCGGGTCGTGGGTGGTGAGCGGGCGGTCGTGGCGGGCGACGACATGGCTCCGCAGCGTGGTGACGACGCCGTAGACCGTGTCCTCGGTGATCTTGAAGCCGAGGAAGAAGCCCGAGTCGGCGACGACGTCCAGCGGCTGGGAGGGGCGGCCCTGGCGCGTCTGCGCGGGCGCTCCCGCCTCGGGCACCTCGACCAGCAGGCCCGACTCGATCAGGGGCTTGGTCAGCCGGGTGAGGCTGCCGGCCGACAGGCCCAGCCTGCGGGCGAGTTCGGTGCGCGACAGGGGGCCGTGGACGAGCACTTCGATCGCCACGGAGCGCTCGCCCGCGCTCAGCGGCAGCCAGCCGGCGGTGCCGTCGGTCATGACGGTCCGACTCCCCTCAGTCATTTCTTTCGCACTGAAACCAACATGACCACTCTAGGTCGATGAGGGTTCTTGGGAAAAGATGTTTGCACGCCTCTTGACGCAGTAATTGTTTCGCACCAAAAGTAAGTGCCGCCAGAGGACGAGCCGCCGCAGCGAGGGAGTCTCCCGATGACCATCGCCTCCAGCAGTCCTCCTTCACGTCTGCCCACGGGCGGCGCGGCGGAGGCCCGCAGCAGGACCTGGACGGAGCAGGGGGTGTCCGGCGAGGACCGGGGGGACGGCCGGCTGGCCTCGCTGTTCATCGGGCCGGCCCTGCTCGGTTTCCTGGTCTTCCTGCTCTGGCCGACGCTCCGGGGCATCTATCTGAGCTTCACCCGCTTCAACCTGCTGACGCCGGCGGAGTGGGTGGGCCTGGACAACTACGTCCGCATGGTCAACGACCCCATCTTCTGGGACTCCCTGTGGGTCACCGTCGAGTACGTCTTCATCAACATCGGCGTCCAGACGGTCGCCGCGCTCGCCACCGCCGTCCTGCTCCAGCGACTGACCCGGTCGGCGATGCTGCGCGGGATCGTGCTGACGCCGTATCTGATGTCGAACGTCGTCGCCGGTCTGGTCTGGCTGTGGATCCTCGACACCCAGCTCGGCATCGGCAACCAGATCATCAGCGGCCTCGGTGTGGACCGCATCCCGTTCCTCGCCGACGAGACCTGGGCGATCCCGACGATCGCGCTCATCAACGTGTGGCGGCACGTGGGGTACACCGCCCTGCTGCTGTTCGCCGGTCTGCAGGCCATCCCGAACGACATGTACGAGGCGGCCCGGGTGGACGGCGCGAGCGAGTGGCGGATGTTCTGGCGGATCACCATGCCGCTGCTGCGGCCGGTGCTCGCGGTCGTGCTGATCATGACGGTGATCGGGTCGTTCCAGGTCTTCGACACCGTCGCCGTGACCACCGCGGGCGGCCCGGCGAACGCGACCAACGTCCTGCAGTACTACATCTACGGCTCGGCGTTCGGCCGCTTCCAGTTCGGCTACGCCTCGGCCATGTCCGTCGCCCTGCTGGTCGTGCTGAGCGCGATCACCGTCCTGCAGTACCGGCTCACCCGGGCCGGCCGGACCGACCTCGGCTGAGAAGGGAGACACCGCCATGACCACCGTGACGACGACACCGCCGACGACCCTGCGGCCGGTCCGGCGCAGGTTCCCCTTCGGGCGGGCCGCCGCCTGGACCGTGATGGGACTGATCGTCCTCATCACCCTGCTGCCGTTCTACTGGATCCTGCGCACCGCGCTGTCCACCAACGCGGGTCTGAACGCCGACCCGGCCAACCCGCTGCCGGCCGGCCTGACGACCAGCGGCTTCGAACGCGCCCTCGGACTGCAGTCGGCCGAGGAGGCCGTCGCACAGGGCGGCGCGGGCGGCGGACTGGACTTCTGGCGCTACCTGCTCAATTCGGTGCTGGTCTCGACCCTGATCACCGGCTGTCAGATCTTCTTCAGCGCGATGGCCGCCTACGCCTTCTCGCGGCTGCGCTGGCGGGGCCGTGACAAGGTGTTCGGGCTGTTCCTGGCCGGGATGATGGTGCCGGCCATCTTCACCCTGCTGCCGAACTTCGTGCTGATCAAGCAACTGCACCTGATCGACACGCTTCTCGGCATCGCGCTGCCCACCATGTTCATGACGCCGTTCGCGGTGTTCTTCCTGCGGCAGTTCTTCATGAACATCCCCAAGGAGGTCGAGGAGGCCGCGCTGCTCGACGGCGCCGGGAAGGTCAAGATCTTCTTCCGGGTGGTGCTGCCGATGGCGTCCACGCCGATCATCACCCTCGGCGTGCTGACGTACATCACCTCCTGGAACGACTACTTCTGGCCGCTGATGGTCTCCTACAGCGACAGCTCACGCGTGCTGACCGTGGCGCTCGCGGTCTTCCGGGCGCAGACCCCGCAGACCGGCGTCGACTGGTCCGGGCTCATGGCCGCCACGCTGATCGCCGCGCTGCCGATGCTGGTGCTGTTCGCCTGCTTCGCCCGCCGCATCGTCAGCTCCATCGGCTTCACCGGGATCAAGTAAGGGGACTGTGATGCGAATTCGATTCCGTCCGCTCATCGCGGCGACCGGAGCGCTGGCGCTGTCCCTGGTCAGCGGGTGCGCGCAGTCGGGCGCCGCCGGTTCCTCCGCCCACACGGTCACGTACTGGCTGTGGGACGCCAACCAGCTGCCCGCCTACCAGGAGTGCGCGAAGGGGTTCGAGAAGGAGAACCCCGGGCTGAAGGTGAAGATCACGCAGTTGGGCTGGAGCGACTACTGGACCAAGCTCACCGCCGGGTTCATCGCGGGTACCGCGCCGGACGTCTTCACCGACCACATCCAGAACTTCGGCCAGTTCGCCGACCTGAAGGTCCTCGAACCGCTCGACGACCTCGGTATCGAGGACTCCGACTACCAGCCGGGCCTCGCCGCCAACTGGGTCGGCCAGGACGGCCACCGCTACGGCGCTCCGAAGGACTGGGACACCGTCGCGCTGTTCTACAACCAGAAGA
The Streptomyces tuirus genome window above contains:
- a CDS encoding peptidoglycan-binding domain-containing protein, giving the protein MSTPSEPRPPHDGPALEPIRVLRPRRTDALAELMREFQQETGRDPGRQETGRESGGHDSDPGGYESVELPEPPAGSEALTQELPPVARESRRPTRAVPPGAGLRRAAVAVAVLAAAVIGFGGALLLRGEHKHDSAAPQPRPPRAAPSTPDPTPTPPTPAAPAPVDPDGAGTLREGATGPEVTELQQRLLDIPDVYRDGSTSGSYDPTLTAAVARFQLWYGIRGDETGVYGNNTRAALESRTAAGAS
- a CDS encoding flavin reductase family protein, producing the protein MAGMDEFVDRLNPEMYVVTAAAGGERAGCLVGFASQCSLRPVRFVVWLSELNHTFRVARNADVLAVHLLGREQRALAELFGGRTGDRTDKFQDIRPREAYGGALVLEDVPAWFVGRIVTRVGGGDHIGFVLDPVEWGGQGAHGEPLLRLSEAVTIHPGHPVD
- a CDS encoding TetR family transcriptional regulator — encoded protein: MSSEKAEAGTGKPPIRDALVAAAYELFPERGYEQTTVDDIVALAGVGRRSFFRYFPSKEDVVFPDHERCLADMTAFLADGSDDDEPVRRVCDAARLVLRMYAENPAFSVQRYRLTKQVPGLRAYELSVVWRYERALAEYLRRRFAARRDGTLQADVIAAAVVAAHNNALRSWLRSDGQGDAGATVGHALDYVQSAFGGVPLPPAVEQPEDVVVVVSRRGAPLWRVVQEIETTLGRG
- a CDS encoding Zn-ribbon domain-containing OB-fold protein, producing MYHSGSVTQQAAGSATGLLDPRGQNSEAILFQRCTWCGTAMYHRLLCPVCRGSELRTERAEGTGTVRHSTVVHRNTPAARNVSQIEMAEGFVVRGRVMGPPIGIHSGDRVRLSTAKDPVRGEPVFQLLDEPYRAWS
- a CDS encoding MalY/PatB family protein, giving the protein MTRIPHETSGEPNPLQALTLDRLRQRSSMKWRTYPQDVLPLWVAEMDVPLADSVVHAVTDALHLGDTGYPAGTAYADALAAFAGKRWGWSGLAVERTAIVPDVMLGVVEMIKLVTGPGDTVVVNPPVYPPFYMFLEHMDRRVAEAPLGPDGRLDLAVLEETFRQAVAGGRRAAHLLCSPHNPTGTVHTAEELSAVAGLADRYGVRVVADEIHAPLVLGDAGFVPYLSVPGAERGLSLMSASKGWNLPGLKAALAVAGPEAAADLERMPEEVGHGPSHVAVIAHTAALRDGVAWLDALLTGLDGNRRLLADLLAEHLPAIRYRPGDATYLAWLDCRALGLGDDPAEVFLERGRVALSSGLPFGTGGTGHVRLNLGTSREVLTEGVRRMAAALR
- a CDS encoding Gfo/Idh/MocA family protein, whose protein sequence is MSRTPVLRAAVVGTGHRAQLFTRGLAERPGHVVAALCDPSPTRMAFHNRLLADAGAPAAAPWGPDRFTDLLAEEGIDLVVVTTVDAEHDRYIVPALKAGCRVVTEKPMTVDAGRCARILDTVRATGNSLTVAFNYRFNPVHEKVRALLADGAIGEVLSVHFEWLLDVRHGADYFRRWHREKRHSGGLMVHKSSHHFDLVNWWLADEPREAFGYGRLGFYGREAGERHGLRRDYDRAHGAEPAADDPFALDLAADDTLRALYLDAERDDGYLRDRNVFDGPVTIEDDMSVLVRYARGATMTYHLTAYSPWEGYRVMFNGSAGRLELEVEESRWQPPLSRITSSVGAVHGDTAAEHAGGARLTLRPLWRPPVEVPLAVAREAHGGGDPRMLDALFGPVGPTAPADTGAATRFTATERDGALALAVGLAANRSFEIGRPVRTDELLAG
- a CDS encoding PPOX class F420-dependent oxidoreductase, with amino-acid sequence MDDRTLDELGAGKYLLVTSYRKNGTPVATPVWVVRDGDALGVWTAADSWKVKRIRNRADVLVGPCDLRGNPTGDQVPAAAEICDAATTGRYRQLIGRKYGLTGRLTLLGSRLRRGVDGTVGIRITL